The Armatimonadota bacterium DNA segment TCCTGCTGGCGCCGGTGTCTAGTACTCCGACGAGCAGGCGATCATTCACAAGGATGGGCACGATCATGAACCCAACGGATGCGAGCCTGAACGGGATCCTCGCGTATTTCTGCACGTCCGGCGGGAGGGCGGGGCGCCCGGAGAGCGAGCTCAGCTCCAGGGTTCCCGCCGACGCATTGAACCTTACATCGTAGTTGCGCAGGAAATCCAGGCCCAGGATGCCGTCGAGTTTCGTGGACATCCAGTTATCCTCGGACCCGAGGTCGAGCACGAGAACGCGGAGATCGTACTGAACCGCGTCCCCCACGGCCAACGCGGGCAGGATAAACCGCTGGGCCGTGATATTACCGCCCGCGCCGGTTACGACTTCCGAAGCGGCTTCGATACTCTTCAGGCCCAGGGCGTTCCGCACCGCGGGCGTGATGGCGCTCCGGGTGGCGGCGGTATCCACTAGGAAATGGAGATTCCGGAGCGGCCCCACGCGGACGTCCACAAGGAATGCGGCATCGCGGTCGCCGGCAACCTGCGTCAGCGGCACCGCAATCAGCGGCCCCGCATCAACGCGCGGCGGCGCGACGGACAGGGCGCCAAGACAACCCAGGAGCGCGATGTAACGGCGGTTCCTCATGCGCGGACCCGGCTTCTCCCGCTGCTATTGCACACCGGCCGCAGCCCCCGCGAGAAGTTTGCCGTCGTCGCCGAGACGGTTGTAAAGTGTGTCGCGCTCGACGGGTTCGCGGCCGGCGGATTCAATGAGGCGGATCATCTGTTTTTGCGAAAGGCCCTGCCTGTGGTCCTTCGCGTCAACGCCGACGTGCGTGATTTCGTACTCCATAATGGTGCCGTCCATGTCGTCCGCGCCATACCACAGGCTGGTTTGCGCGACGGGCGGCGTGATCATTATCCAGAACGCCTTGATATGGGGAAAATTGTCCAGCATGAGCCGCGCCACGGCGATGTTGCGCAGATCGTCGATCCCGCTGTCCCGTTTGATGTCCGCGAGTTCGGTGTTGGTGGGATCCATCGCCAGCGGGATGAAAGTCAGGAAGCCCCCGGTCTCGTCCTGCAAATCGCGAAGGCGAATCATGTGCTCCACGCGTTCGGCATAGGTCTCGATGTGGCCATAGAGCATCGTTGCATTGCTGCGCAATCCGGACCGATGGGCCGTCCGGGCGATATCCAGCCATTCCGCGCTGTCAAGTTTCTTGCCGAACAGTTCCTGGTGAACCCGTTCGCTCGACACCTCGGCGCCGCCGCCGGGGCAGGAGGCCAGGCCGTGGCGCTGGAGATCCGTGAGGGTTTCCTCGAGTGTTTCGAACGGTCCGACCTTGTGTATCTGGGCAAGTTCCACCATGGTCCAGGCCTTGATATGGACGTCCGGGCGGACCTGCCGAATGGCGCTCAGCAAATCCAGGTAATACGAGTAGGGGAGCCGAGGGTGTATTCCGCCGACGACGTGGATCTCGGTGACGGGAAGATCAATATAGCGGCGAACGCGATCCGCGATGTCGTCCGGAGACAGGACATACGGGTCGGGGCCACCCTTTTTCGCGTAGAACGAGCAGAACTTGCAGTCCTTCTGGCAAATGTTCGTGTAGTTGATGTGCTGGTTGCGGACGTAGTACGCCTTGTCGCCGTTCATTCGCTCGCGGACGAGATTGGCCATATGCCCGACGTATGCCAGGTGAGGGCTTTCGTACAGGCGAACGCCGTCGTCCAGGGTCAGCCGTTGGCCGGCGAGAACCCGGGAATAGATGTCTTTGAGGTCCGATTGGAGGATTAGTTCGTGCATGCTACTTCCATTATACCGGCGTCGGCGGGGTTGATTCGACGGGCGTGCGCCGGATGTGCCGGCGTGCACGCTTGCGAGCGATCAATTGAACTCTGCCGCGCGCGCATTCTATGATTCTTCCGTGACGCGATTTCAGGCGCCACCATTTTGTGCCGCCTAATATGCGGCGCCCTAACCGAGAACACAAACATGACCGTTCCCGTTGCGACGACCTTGCCGGCCACCGCCGACACCGTTGTACTGTTTGCATTTGCCGATGTTGAGCCGGACCTTTCCCTCTTTGGCGAGTCCGTATCCTCCGCCTTCAATGCCGGTTTCGTTCGCCGAAAGGCCAACGATATCACTCCGCTGTTCGAGGCGAACCGCCGGGTCATCGTGGTAGGCCTCGGCGATGCGAAGGACCATACCCTCATCCGTCTGAAGCGCGCCGCCGGATCCGCCGTGCGGTACCTTGCGGACCGCAACGTTTCCGCGGCCACGGTGCTCGCGCCCGAAGACGATGGCGCCGCGGGCGCCGCCGTTATCGCGGAGGCCGCGGTCCTCGGATCGTTCGATTCCGGCGACCGCAAGAGCACGGAACGCCCGATCCCATTCGAGACCCTCACCATCGTATCCCGAGC contains these protein-coding regions:
- a CDS encoding aspartyl protease family protein translates to MRNRRYIALLGCLGALSVAPPRVDAGPLIAVPLTQVAGDRDAAFLVDVRVGPLRNLHFLVDTAATRSAITPAVRNALGLKSIEAASEVVTGAGGNITAQRFILPALAVGDAVQYDLRVLVLDLGSEDNWMSTKLDGILGLDFLRNYDVRFNASAGTLELSSLSGRPALPPDVQKYARIPFRLASVGFMIVPILVNDRLLVGVLDTGASRSVLNKRGAASAGISPAEGEAIVTTGADRTQVRITQHAAQKMEIGRIPYRDETVSVGDLIVFEQYGLESLPSAIIGGNMLKDRDVYIFYSTNEVFLSRERTPRNEGARRDAAPESIRTSD
- the mqnE gene encoding aminofutalosine synthase MqnE, with translation MHELILQSDLKDIYSRVLAGQRLTLDDGVRLYESPHLAYVGHMANLVRERMNGDKAYYVRNQHINYTNICQKDCKFCSFYAKKGGPDPYVLSPDDIADRVRRYIDLPVTEIHVVGGIHPRLPYSYYLDLLSAIRQVRPDVHIKAWTMVELAQIHKVGPFETLEETLTDLQRHGLASCPGGGAEVSSERVHQELFGKKLDSAEWLDIARTAHRSGLRSNATMLYGHIETYAERVEHMIRLRDLQDETGGFLTFIPLAMDPTNTELADIKRDSGIDDLRNIAVARLMLDNFPHIKAFWIMITPPVAQTSLWYGADDMDGTIMEYEITHVGVDAKDHRQGLSQKQMIRLIESAGREPVERDTLYNRLGDDGKLLAGAAAGVQ